One segment of Zhihengliuella halotolerans DNA contains the following:
- a CDS encoding metal-sensitive transcriptional regulator, with amino-acid sequence MISHDEATQRKILNRLKRARGQLDAVISAVEEQKSCRDVVTQLSAVTSALDRAGFAIVSTAMRECVVADAEGGAPEDGDDDRMTIDELEQLFMRLS; translated from the coding sequence ATGATCTCCCACGACGAGGCCACCCAGCGCAAGATCCTCAACCGGCTCAAGCGGGCGCGCGGCCAGCTCGACGCCGTGATCTCGGCGGTCGAGGAGCAGAAGTCGTGCCGCGACGTCGTGACCCAACTGTCCGCTGTGACGAGCGCGCTGGACCGGGCCGGCTTCGCGATCGTCTCCACCGCCATGCGCGAGTGCGTGGTCGCCGACGCCGAAGGCGGCGCGCCGGAGGACGGCGACGACGACCGAATGACCATCGACGAGCTCGAGCAGCTCTTCATGCGCCTGTCCTGA
- a CDS encoding extracellular solute-binding protein has protein sequence MKKYLGLATLTTVAALVLTACGGGSTASTDSSATIDPAANADKSITLWLAGGDTPDELRTYLTDTFKDQTGATLKIEEQGWGDLVTKMTTALPDPNNTPDVVEMGNTQSPTFTNIGAFADISDMYEELGGAKLIPSFVEAGAVDGKNYTLPYYAGSRYMFQRADVWEEAGVDTPATLEEFNTAVKTITEENPRDIKNFSGFFLGGQDWRNSVSWIFANNGDLAKKEGDTWVSTLSDPNTLKGLAQIQDLYRNASKAPSDAKDATPWLYINDTDQILDDEGEATGKTSLAAATIMAPGWAHWSIGDLAKQDGKDVREWNDEKFSAFVLPGNDGNPAPVLAGGSNIGISAQSQNPDLAKELMRIIFSAEYQNLLGENGLGPANADHNAALGDDQFAQAAVASASNSKLTPAAPGWAAVESSMILEEFFGKIRDADDLKALAEEYDAKIDPLLNLK, from the coding sequence ATGAAGAAGTACCTTGGGCTGGCAACACTCACCACCGTCGCCGCGCTTGTCTTAACTGCCTGCGGTGGCGGCTCGACGGCTTCCACCGATTCCAGCGCCACCATCGATCCGGCCGCCAACGCCGACAAATCGATCACCTTGTGGCTTGCTGGCGGGGACACTCCCGATGAACTGCGCACCTACCTGACGGACACCTTCAAGGACCAGACGGGCGCCACCTTGAAGATCGAAGAGCAAGGCTGGGGTGATCTCGTTACCAAGATGACCACCGCGCTCCCGGATCCGAACAACACCCCCGACGTCGTGGAAATGGGCAACACGCAGTCACCGACGTTTACCAACATCGGTGCTTTCGCCGACATTTCGGACATGTACGAGGAGCTCGGCGGCGCCAAGCTCATTCCCTCGTTCGTCGAGGCGGGTGCCGTCGACGGCAAGAACTACACGCTCCCGTACTACGCCGGATCGCGCTACATGTTCCAGCGTGCCGACGTATGGGAGGAAGCCGGCGTTGACACTCCCGCCACGCTGGAGGAGTTCAACACGGCCGTGAAGACCATCACCGAGGAGAACCCGCGCGACATCAAGAATTTCTCGGGGTTCTTCCTGGGCGGTCAGGACTGGCGCAACAGTGTCTCCTGGATCTTCGCCAACAACGGCGACTTGGCGAAAAAGGAAGGCGACACGTGGGTTTCGACGCTGTCTGACCCGAACACTCTCAAGGGCCTCGCCCAGATTCAAGACTTGTACCGCAACGCTTCCAAGGCTCCTTCCGATGCGAAGGATGCCACCCCGTGGCTCTACATCAACGACACTGACCAGATCCTCGACGACGAGGGTGAAGCAACCGGCAAGACGTCCTTGGCAGCAGCCACGATCATGGCGCCAGGCTGGGCGCACTGGTCCATCGGCGACCTCGCCAAGCAAGACGGCAAAGACGTTCGCGAGTGGAACGACGAGAAATTCTCCGCATTCGTCCTGCCAGGAAACGACGGAAACCCGGCACCAGTGCTCGCCGGCGGCTCCAACATCGGCATTTCCGCGCAGTCCCAGAATCCGGACCTGGCGAAAGAGCTGATGCGCATCATCTTCTCCGCCGAGTACCAGAACCTCCTCGGAGAGAACGGGCTCGGCCCGGCCAATGCGGACCACAACGCCGCGTTGGGAGACGACCAGTTCGCTCAGGCGGCCGTCGCCTCTGCGTCGAACTCGAAGCTGACGCCCGCAGCGCCCGGGTGGGCCGCCGTCGAGTCCTCGATGATCCTCGAAGAGTTCTTCGGCAAGATTCGAGACGCCGATGATCTGAAAGCGCTGGCGGAAGAATACGACGCCAAGATCGACCCGCTGCTGAACCTGAAGTAG
- a CDS encoding penicillin-binding transpeptidase domain-containing protein translates to MRPPLRLLAGLSLAGLVAASLAACGPAIPEPDPAAEALASALEAGDFSAVPLSGTTAEEAADAVELAYAGMGEIPRTHTVTQVAVDDEEQDGVKTASATLQTTWDVDETDNDFTYETQAVWELDAENERWKLRFTPEILAPELGEGESLVAKSTSGERGEILGADGEAIVTDRPVVRVGIDKTRAESSEWEDSARELAELVEIDADSYAARVEAAGEKAWVEAIVLRDDDRDVTDEQIYEIPGAIAQPDDIPLAPTREFARPILGTVGQATAEIIEASEGRIEAGDRVGPSGLQAAYDADLSGTKGVTVTRNSAEDEPVAEIFASEQTDGQDLELTLEEDLQTAAEAVLADVEPASAIVAIRPSDGAVLAAASGPGGEGYNTALLGRYAPGSTFKVVSALAMLRGGATENTTVDCTPTTTVDGKSFKNFDAYPSSALGSIPLSEALAQSCNTVFVNAGDDVGSAPLAEAAAALGLTGEDGTGAGPFLGAVPDDSAGTELAANMIGQGVVQASTLGIATVAASVSAGETVQPRFVLSPEQEAPAEPASKLTTEESEALARMMADVVDHGTLVDLKDLTGGTVIGKSGTAEYDSEQNAHAWAIAAQGDLAVAVFVEEGDGGSRTAGPLVKEFLAAAR, encoded by the coding sequence ATGCGCCCTCCCCTTCGTCTCCTCGCCGGACTTTCCCTGGCGGGTCTCGTCGCCGCCTCGCTCGCCGCGTGCGGGCCCGCCATCCCGGAGCCCGATCCCGCCGCCGAGGCCCTGGCCTCCGCACTGGAGGCCGGCGACTTCTCCGCCGTGCCGCTGTCCGGGACCACCGCGGAGGAGGCGGCAGACGCCGTCGAACTGGCGTACGCCGGCATGGGCGAGATCCCGCGCACCCACACGGTCACGCAGGTGGCCGTGGACGACGAGGAGCAGGACGGCGTGAAGACCGCATCCGCCACCCTGCAGACCACGTGGGACGTCGACGAGACGGACAACGACTTCACCTACGAGACGCAAGCGGTGTGGGAACTCGATGCCGAGAACGAGCGCTGGAAACTGCGCTTCACCCCCGAGATCCTGGCGCCTGAACTCGGCGAGGGCGAGTCCCTGGTCGCGAAGTCCACCTCCGGCGAACGCGGCGAGATCCTCGGCGCGGACGGCGAGGCGATCGTGACGGACCGTCCCGTGGTGCGCGTGGGGATCGACAAGACGCGGGCCGAATCAAGCGAGTGGGAGGACTCGGCGCGGGAGCTGGCCGAACTGGTCGAGATCGACGCGGACTCCTACGCCGCGCGCGTGGAGGCCGCCGGCGAGAAGGCGTGGGTGGAGGCGATCGTCCTGCGCGACGACGACCGCGACGTCACCGACGAGCAGATCTACGAGATCCCCGGGGCGATCGCGCAGCCGGACGACATCCCGCTGGCACCCACCCGCGAGTTCGCGCGGCCGATCCTGGGCACCGTGGGGCAAGCGACGGCGGAGATCATCGAGGCGTCGGAGGGGCGGATCGAGGCGGGCGATCGGGTCGGCCCCTCCGGGCTGCAGGCGGCGTACGACGCCGACTTGTCCGGCACCAAAGGCGTGACCGTCACGCGCAACTCGGCGGAGGACGAGCCCGTCGCCGAGATCTTCGCCAGCGAACAGACCGACGGACAGGACCTGGAACTCACCCTCGAAGAGGACCTGCAGACGGCCGCGGAGGCCGTGCTGGCCGACGTCGAACCGGCGTCGGCGATCGTCGCGATCCGCCCGTCCGACGGCGCCGTGCTGGCCGCCGCGTCCGGCCCCGGCGGCGAGGGGTACAACACCGCACTGCTGGGCCGCTACGCGCCGGGCTCGACGTTCAAGGTCGTCAGCGCGCTCGCGATGCTGCGCGGCGGCGCGACCGAGAACACCACCGTCGACTGCACGCCCACCACCACGGTGGACGGGAAGTCGTTCAAAAACTTCGACGCCTACCCCTCCTCCGCGCTCGGGTCCATCCCGCTCTCCGAGGCCCTCGCCCAGTCCTGCAACACGGTCTTCGTGAACGCCGGGGACGACGTCGGTTCCGCGCCACTCGCGGAGGCGGCGGCCGCGCTGGGCCTCACCGGTGAGGACGGCACGGGGGCCGGCCCGTTCCTGGGGGCCGTGCCGGACGACTCGGCCGGCACCGAACTGGCCGCCAACATGATCGGCCAGGGCGTGGTGCAGGCCTCCACGCTAGGCATAGCGACGGTCGCGGCGTCGGTCTCCGCGGGCGAGACCGTGCAGCCGCGGTTTGTGCTCTCCCCCGAGCAGGAGGCACCCGCCGAGCCGGCGAGCAAGCTGACCACGGAGGAGTCCGAGGCCCTGGCCCGCATGATGGCCGACGTCGTCGACCACGGTACTCTCGTGGACCTCAAGGACCTCACGGGCGGCACGGTCATCGGCAAGAGCGGCACCGCGGAGTACGACTCCGAGCAGAACGCCCACGCCTGGGCGATCGCCGCGCAGGGCGACCTCGCGGTGGCGGTGTTCGTGGAGGAGGGCGACGGCGGTTCCCGCACGGCTGGCCCGCTGGTGAAGGAATTCCTCGCCGCCGCCCGCTAG
- a CDS encoding DUF6507 family protein, producing MKFDIRHDAAQQTTRVAASNLTEIREHLTAVDASDRALREALPQSDAVRAALEELSNYVVAPTEQALQESADAAIIWTRVALSEYAAGDQEMADNASQSEAQASSPRWPEKPT from the coding sequence GTGAAGTTCGACATCCGGCACGACGCCGCCCAGCAGACCACCCGCGTCGCCGCGTCCAACCTCACCGAGATCCGGGAACACCTCACCGCGGTCGACGCCAGCGACCGGGCGTTGCGTGAGGCCCTGCCCCAGAGCGATGCGGTCCGAGCCGCACTGGAGGAGCTCTCCAACTACGTCGTGGCACCCACCGAGCAGGCCCTGCAGGAGAGCGCCGACGCGGCGATCATCTGGACGCGTGTCGCCCTGAGCGAGTACGCCGCGGGCGACCAGGAGATGGCCGACAACGCCAGTCAGTCCGAAGCCCAGGCCTCGTCCCCGCGCTGGCCGGAGAAGCCGACGTGA
- a CDS encoding FAD-dependent oxidoreductase has product MNTTSQTARRIVVVGGVAGGMSFAARARRLDESAVITVLDRGRHVSFANCGLPYHLDGEIAEESALTLRTPESFRPSGIDVRTGHDVVALDPHARTVTVEISGDGGPRTETIAYDELLLSPGGRTIVPDVEGLAAGFASGRVRTLRTVDDATGLRTDILAARASTAVVVGAGFIGLEAAEALAAAGLEVSLIQRSGQILSPLERELAHLVAEEAARLGIRVLTGRQLRAYRPGADGGDVVVLDDGTELGADATVIATGITPDTEVFAAAGVECDAGAILTDEHGRTSVEHVWAVGDATARPTAVTGATRSTALAGPANRAGRLVADAMLGENARPLPPAQGTAVVRVGSLTAAMTGANRAELDAAGTEYQTLHLHPLQHAGYFPGAEQIHLVVHIGPDGRLLGAQAVGRDGVDKRIDVIATAMRGGLDVADLIDLDLAYAPPYGSAKDPVNFAGMLGENVTSGLVRLWHAAEAADLDGAVVLDVRNPDEVATGTLPGALLIPVNELRDRLGEVFAAAGNDGARPVRILCASGVRSAAAYRIIVQAAAAEGIRLDVATLSGGMLTLRAWYGDDVRNLLAVPEGAAA; this is encoded by the coding sequence ATGAACACCACCTCGCAGACCGCCCGGCGCATCGTCGTGGTCGGCGGCGTCGCCGGCGGCATGAGCTTCGCCGCCCGCGCCCGCCGACTGGACGAATCCGCCGTCATCACCGTCCTGGACCGCGGCCGCCACGTCTCCTTCGCGAACTGCGGCCTGCCGTACCACCTCGACGGCGAGATCGCCGAGGAATCGGCCCTGACCCTGCGCACCCCCGAATCGTTCCGGCCCTCCGGGATCGACGTGCGCACCGGGCACGACGTCGTCGCGCTCGACCCGCACGCACGCACCGTCACCGTCGAAATCTCCGGCGACGGCGGCCCCCGCACCGAAACCATCGCCTACGACGAGCTGCTCCTCTCCCCCGGCGGCCGCACCATCGTGCCCGATGTCGAAGGCCTCGCCGCCGGCTTCGCGTCCGGCCGGGTGCGCACGCTGCGCACGGTCGACGACGCCACCGGGCTGCGCACCGACATCCTCGCCGCGCGGGCGAGCACCGCCGTCGTCGTCGGGGCCGGATTCATCGGCCTCGAGGCCGCCGAGGCCCTCGCCGCCGCCGGGCTCGAGGTCTCCCTGATCCAGCGCTCCGGCCAGATCCTGTCGCCGCTCGAGCGCGAGCTCGCGCACCTCGTCGCCGAGGAGGCCGCCCGGCTCGGCATCCGCGTGCTGACCGGACGCCAGCTGCGCGCCTACCGCCCGGGCGCGGACGGCGGCGACGTCGTCGTGCTCGATGACGGCACCGAGCTGGGCGCCGATGCGACCGTGATCGCCACCGGCATCACCCCGGATACGGAGGTGTTCGCCGCGGCCGGCGTCGAGTGCGACGCCGGGGCGATCCTGACCGACGAGCACGGCCGCACCAGCGTGGAGCACGTCTGGGCCGTCGGCGACGCGACCGCCCGGCCCACCGCCGTCACGGGCGCCACCCGCTCCACGGCCCTCGCCGGCCCAGCGAACCGGGCCGGGCGCCTCGTCGCGGACGCGATGCTCGGCGAGAACGCCCGGCCGCTGCCGCCCGCGCAGGGCACCGCCGTCGTTCGCGTCGGCTCGCTGACCGCCGCGATGACCGGCGCCAACCGGGCGGAGCTCGACGCCGCGGGGACCGAATATCAGACGCTGCACCTGCACCCGCTGCAGCACGCCGGGTACTTCCCCGGGGCCGAGCAGATCCACCTGGTGGTGCACATCGGCCCCGACGGCCGGCTCCTCGGGGCGCAGGCGGTGGGGCGCGACGGCGTCGACAAGCGGATCGACGTCATCGCCACCGCCATGCGCGGCGGACTGGACGTGGCCGACCTGATCGACCTCGACCTCGCGTACGCGCCGCCCTACGGATCCGCGAAGGACCCGGTGAACTTCGCCGGCATGCTCGGCGAGAACGTGACGAGCGGACTCGTGCGGCTCTGGCACGCCGCGGAGGCCGCCGACCTCGACGGCGCCGTGGTGCTCGACGTGCGCAACCCGGACGAGGTCGCCACGGGCACCCTGCCCGGCGCGCTCCTGATCCCGGTGAACGAGCTGCGCGACCGGCTCGGCGAGGTGTTCGCCGCGGCGGGGAACGACGGCGCCCGGCCGGTCCGCATCCTGTGCGCGTCGGGCGTGCGCTCGGCGGCCGCTTACCGCATCATCGTCCAGGCAGCCGCGGCGGAGGGAATCCGGCTCGACGTCGCGACGCTCTCCGGCGGCATGCTCACGCTGCGCGCCTGGTACGGCGACGACGTGCGCAATCTGCTGGCCGTGCCGGAAGGGGCGGCGGCATGA
- a CDS encoding ROK family protein, with amino-acid sequence MSRADLSRALGLTRVTVSDLVAELLERSHVVELGQSEKVRPGKPAILVDVNRRGLQIIGLDLAENSVLRGAVLDLDGNILHRTEIVTSHEKGEEVTQLVLDLVRKTIDAATAPLLGIGVGTPGIVDGDGQVLTAPNLEWSNVPLRELLESMTGLPTLVSNDADAAVLAEYTFGGGADDIILVKVGRGVGSGLMVNGQRARGVHSAAGEIGHVVVGTDGGSDCTCGKKGCLETWLSVPSLERGLAAAASSPAPDAAADQVLQTAGERLAVALAPIIGALDLAEVVLSGPTHLLDGSLRSSVEKTLTARMLPQRPPRIAIRLAQEPQDVVLRGTAVMVLWNQLGVA; translated from the coding sequence ATGAGCCGTGCAGATCTGTCGCGGGCCTTGGGGCTGACCCGGGTCACCGTGTCGGACCTCGTGGCCGAACTGCTCGAGCGCAGTCACGTCGTCGAATTGGGCCAGTCCGAGAAAGTGCGGCCGGGAAAGCCCGCCATCCTGGTGGACGTCAACCGCCGCGGACTCCAGATCATCGGCCTGGACCTGGCGGAGAATTCCGTACTTCGGGGCGCAGTCCTGGACCTCGACGGCAACATCCTGCATCGAACGGAGATCGTCACCTCCCACGAGAAGGGGGAGGAGGTCACGCAGCTGGTGCTCGACCTGGTCCGCAAAACCATCGACGCAGCCACTGCTCCCTTGTTGGGCATCGGCGTCGGCACCCCGGGCATTGTGGACGGTGACGGGCAGGTGCTCACAGCACCGAACCTCGAGTGGAGCAACGTCCCGCTGCGCGAGCTGCTGGAGTCGATGACTGGCTTGCCCACTCTGGTTTCCAACGACGCTGATGCCGCGGTCCTTGCGGAGTACACCTTCGGCGGCGGCGCGGACGACATAATCTTGGTCAAAGTCGGACGCGGTGTCGGTTCCGGCCTCATGGTCAACGGGCAACGCGCCCGCGGTGTGCACTCGGCCGCCGGAGAAATTGGCCATGTGGTTGTCGGTACGGACGGCGGCAGCGACTGCACTTGTGGCAAAAAGGGCTGCCTCGAAACTTGGCTCTCAGTGCCTTCTCTCGAGCGGGGGTTGGCGGCAGCTGCGTCGTCCCCCGCTCCGGACGCCGCTGCAGATCAGGTCCTGCAGACGGCCGGCGAGCGACTCGCTGTTGCGCTGGCTCCGATTATCGGCGCGTTGGACTTGGCCGAAGTTGTGCTCAGCGGGCCGACGCACCTCTTGGATGGCAGTCTCCGCAGCAGTGTTGAGAAGACACTCACGGCTCGGATGCTCCCGCAAAGACCACCCCGGATAGCAATCCGGCTTGCCCAAGAACCACAGGACGTCGTGCTCCGCGGGACCGCCGTCATGGTTCTTTGGAACCAACTCGGGGTCGCCTGA